TTGCGTACTTTGCGTTAAAAATATCAAAAAAGATGATGATTGAAATAGAAGTTGATGATGAAACTTACCAATTTTTTGTCCAAGAATCCTTGGAATTACTACAACGCCTTGAAGAAGGATTGCTAACTTTACAGCAAGACCATAGCATCAAAAAACTACACAACCTCATGCGATCGGCTCATTCTATCAAAGGAGGAGCGGGCTGTGTCGGTTTAACTGGGATTCAAACTTTAGCTCATCAGCTAGAAAATGGATTGAGGGCGTTATATAGAGAAGATATTAAATTCGATCGCGAACTGGAAGAGCTGCTGTTGCAAGCTTACGATACGCTGCGATCTCCTCTGATGGAGCAAATTCAAACGGGCAAATGCTCTACTGATGGCGCGATCGAAAAGATAAAACTGATAAGTAGCCAACTGGAGCGTCAACTCGGTCATAGCTTGGAGGAAGAAACCCAACTTCCTGAAATGGAAATGGACGTAGATATCGCGCAGTTTCTTTTTACTGAAGAAGTGGCACAGGGACTGGCTCGCTGGTCAGCTCTTTTAAGTAATTCCCAAACATCAGAATTAGTACCAAAATTAAAGGAGCAAGCAGAAGTTTTTGGCAGTATTGGGGAACTGTTGAATCTCCCCGGTTTTGTCGCTATTGCTAAAACAAGTATCTCGGCGTTGCAAGCTAATCCTGAGCAAGTGAAGAAGATTGGAAAACTAGCTGGTGCTGATTTTCGGGCAGCGCAAGCGGCAGTTTTAAAAGGCGATCGTTCAACAGGAGGAAGTCCCTCCGCTGAGTTAGTAAAACTCGCGCAAACTACTCAATTAAAAGCTAAAACTAGCAACGGTAATCGAATGCGATCGCAACCAAAAGCTAAATCCTCAACTAAATCGCTTTTGGAAGATTTGGAGCAAACTTCTAGCCAAATTCAAAACTTACAAGAATCAACATCATCCTTACTCGAATATCTCGACAAAACTTCTACTGAAGTTGGGATATCGCCAAAGGTATCTGAGTCAGAATCATCGCTGCTGGCCGATTTGGAAAATGGCTTAAACAGAAACAGTAACGGCTCCCCAAAACCGCCATCTCCAATTCCAAATATAAAACCTCCAGTAACTAAACCGTCGCTGAAAACAGAAAGTAAAAACGGCTTCGCTCGCAATGGCAGTGTCAAAATAGAATCTGCGGATGTAACCGTTCCTCTTTCCCCAGTTAATTTGAAATTGGAGGCGACTGAAGAAAAACAAGAACCTGCTAGCGATCGCCATTCCAAATTGGCAGTTCGAGTCGATTTAGAACGGCTGGAACTTGTCAATAATTTAGTTGGCGATTTAGTCACTCAAGAAAACAGCTTTCTCCTGCAACATCAGCAACAGAAAGAAATTGTTGATGCGATCGCACAGAAATTGAACCGCTTCCATAAACAAAGCCGCAATTATTTGAACAGGGTAGTCACTCCACCATCTCCCCACAGTACGAGAAGGGGAGTAGAGGAGAAAGAAGAATTAACAATTAATAATTATCAATTACTGGTTTCCTTAACACAAACAATAGGAGAAGAAATCGCACAACTGCAAGAAGCCATT
This is a stretch of genomic DNA from Aerosakkonema funiforme FACHB-1375. It encodes these proteins:
- a CDS encoding hybrid sensor histidine kinase/response regulator, which codes for MMIEIEVDDETYQFFVQESLELLQRLEEGLLTLQQDHSIKKLHNLMRSAHSIKGGAGCVGLTGIQTLAHQLENGLRALYREDIKFDRELEELLLQAYDTLRSPLMEQIQTGKCSTDGAIEKIKLISSQLERQLGHSLEEETQLPEMEMDVDIAQFLFTEEVAQGLARWSALLSNSQTSELVPKLKEQAEVFGSIGELLNLPGFVAIAKTSISALQANPEQVKKIGKLAGADFRAAQAAVLKGDRSTGGSPSAELVKLAQTTQLKAKTSNGNRMRSQPKAKSSTKSLLEDLEQTSSQIQNLQESTSSLLEYLDKTSTEVGISPKVSESESSLLADLENGLNRNSNGSPKPPSPIPNIKPPVTKPSLKTESKNGFARNGSVKIESADVTVPLSPVNLKLEATEEKQEPASDRHSKLAVRVDLERLELVNNLVGDLVTQENSFLLQHQQQKEIVDAIAQKLNRFHKQSRNYLNRVVTPPSPHSTRRGVEEKEELTINNYQLLVSLTQTIGEEIAQLQEAIQDMALTQQQVQQIIKKRQQTLKQLQTNILEARMLPLGNLLNRFPRMVRDLAGSHKQVNLRLIGMSTLIDKAILEKLYDPLIHLVRNALDHGIETLKVRQQQGKSATGTITITAYHRGNHTYIEVQDDGQGIDVEKIARRVAALNLLSASEASKLPKKRLYEYIFVPGFSTAAKVSELSGRGVGLEAVRLQVAALKGSIAVNSDAGKGTTFILRLPFTLTVTRLLIFTVNNNLLAIPVDALAAIALAPQNQIETRQGQDFYRWQGQLIPVYSESVISAYNYPSTAAAFWQRRASYLWQESQKVTLLLISQNSQVIALKIDQILMEQDLVIKPFGEVMMPPPYLYACTILGDGRMVPVIDSQQLAAWLQQQKSLANTPILDLPIPPNLNSVASSSTSTVLVIDDSLTMRKSLSLTLSKGGYQVLQARNGWEAIEQLRQNPEIKAIVSDVEMPQMNGFEFLSRCRKEFADRQLPIIMLTSRSSERYRLLAKKLGATAYLTKPYLDKQLHNTLKACLQ